One window of the Grus americana isolate bGruAme1 chromosome 13, bGruAme1.mat, whole genome shotgun sequence genome contains the following:
- the PDPR gene encoding pyruvate dehydrogenase phosphatase regulatory subunit, mitochondrial isoform X1, with product MLLRLLSDVRWRAANPKWRRMTCSRQSTSNTAEPHPVSLPAQAQVVICGGGIMGTSVAYHLSKMGWKDIVLLEQGRLAAGTTRFCAGIVSTARHASIELKMADYSNKLYQQLEQETGVKTGYMKTGSVSLAQTQDRLISLKRIASSLNVMGIPCEIITPKQVAQLHPLINIHDLVGAMYVPEDALVSSANVSLALATAASRNGVQIHERTSVSHVSVQKGRVTGVETDRGQIQCQYFVNCAGQWAYELGHSGEEPVNIPLHACEHFYLLTHPLKEPLASNLPTIVDPDGRIYIRNWQGGILSGGFEKNPKPLFTEGRNQLEIQNLQEDWDHFEPLLSALLRRMPDLETLQIMQLVNCPESFTPDMRCIMGESPTVRGYFVLAGMNSAGISYGGGAGKYLAEWMVNGYPSENVWPLDLKRFGTLQSSRTFLRHRVMEVMPLMCDLKVPRWDFQTGRQLRTSPLYDRLDAQGARWMEKHGFERVKYFVPPGKDLLDLDQSKTFYKPDWFDIVGSEVKCCKEAVCVIDMSSFTKFEISSTGDQALESLQYLFSNDLDVPVGHVVHTGMLNEKGGYENDCSIARLSKRSFFMISPTDQQVHCWAWLKNRLPDDSNLTMEDVTWKYTALNLIGPRAVDVLSELSYAPITPEHFPSLFCKEMSVGYANGIRVMSITHTGEPGFMLYIPIEYALHVYNEVMNMGQKYGIRNAGYYALRSLRIEKFFAFWGQDLDAFTTPMECGREFQVKLEKGMQFVGQEALLEQKQNGVYKRFTMFILEDHDTDTDLWPWWGEPIFRNGRYVGKTTSSAYSYTLERHVCLGFVQHFDEQTGEELVVTTDFINQGEYEINIAGQRFQAKAKLYPFSSLFAHRRRKDEVELSGYQRE from the exons ATGCTTCTCCGATTACTGTCAGATGTCCGGTGGCGGGCGGCTAACCCAAAATGGAGAAGAATGACCTGCTCCCGGCAAAGTACCTCAAATACAGCAGAACCTCACCCAGTTTCCTTGCCAGCACAGGCGCAGGTTGTCATCTGTGGTGGTGGAATCATGGGCACCTCCGTGGCATATCACCTTTCCAAGATGGGTTGGAAGGATATAGTCTTACTTGAGCAGGGCAG ATTGGCAGCTGGTACCACTCGCTTCTGTGCTGGCATCGTGAGCACAGCCAGGCACGCGTCCATAGAGCTGAAGATGGCAGACTATTCAAACAAACTCTACCAGCAGCTGGAACAAGAGACAGGAGTAAAAACAG GGTACATGAAGACAGGCTCTGTTTCACTGGCTCAGACTCAGGATCGACTAATCTCTCTGAAACGCATTGCTTCATCGCTGAA TGTAATGGGGATACCTTGTGAAATTATCACCCCAAAGCAAGTGGCACAGCTCCACCCACTGATCAACATCCATGACCTTGTGGGGGCCATGTATGTGCCAGAAGATGCACTCGTGTCATCTGCCAATGTGAGTCTGGCTCTGGCAACTGCTGCCTCACGGAACG GTGTCCAGATTCATGAACGGACGAGTGTCAGTCATGTCTCAGTCCAGAAGGGTCGCGTGACTGGAGTCGAGACCGACAGAGGACAGATTCAATGCCAGTACTTCGTCAACTGTGCTGGCCAG tgggcCTATGAGTTGGGCCACTCTGGGGAGGAACCAGTCAATATCCCACTCCATGCCTGTGAACACTTCTACCTCCTGACACATCCTTTGAAGGAACCTCTGGCAAGCAACTTACCAA ctaTTGTAGACCCAGACGGCAGGATCTACATACGCAACTGGCAAGGTGGCATCCTTTCGGGAGGGTTtgagaaaaaccccaaacctctttTCACGGAGGGACGGAACCAGCTGGAGATTCAGAACCTTCAAGAAGACTGGGATCATTTTG AGCCACTTCTGAGTGCCCTTCTGCGCAGGATGCCGGATTTGGAGACTCTGCAGATTATGCAGTTGGTGAATTGCCCAGAGTCCTTCACGCCAGACATGCGGTGCATCATGGGAGAGTCACCCACCGTGCGGGGCTACTTCGTTCTGGCTGGCATGAACTCAGCTGGTATCTCATATGGTGGGGGAGCAGGCAA GTACCTGGCAGAGTGGATGGTAAATGGGTACCCATCAGAAAATGTTTGGCCTCTGGATTTGAAACGTTTTGGTACCCTTCAGAGCAGTCGCACTTTTCTCCGTCACCGTGTGATGGAAGTAATGC CCCTCATGTGTGATCTGAAGGTTCCCCGCTGGGACTTCcagacaggcaggcagctgcGTACTTCACCACTGTACGACCGTCTGGATGCGCAGGGAGCTCGGTGGATGGAGAAGCATGGATTTGAGAGAGTCAAGTATTTTGTCCCACCTGGGAAAG ATCTGCTGGATTTGGATCAGAGCAAAACCTTTTACAAACCAGACTGGTTTGATATTGTGGGTTCCGAAGTCAAGTGCTGTAAGGAAGCAGTTTGTGTCATTGACATGTCGTCTTTTACGAAGTTTGAAATCAGC TCGACAGGAGACCAGGCCCTGGAGAGTCTGCAGTATCTCTTCTCAAATGACCTGGATGTGCCGGTTGGGCATGTTGTGCATACAGGCATGCTTAACGAGAAGGGAGGTTATGAGAATGACTGCAGCATCGCACGATTGAGCAAACGCAG ctttttcatGATTTCCCCGACTGACCAACAAGTCCATTGCTGGGCCTGGCTGAAGAACCGCTTGCCTGATGACAGCAACCTGACCATGGAAGACGTGACCTGGAAGTACACGG CTCTCAATCTGATCGGTCCTCGTGCTGTGGATGTCTTGTCAGAGTTGTCATATGCCCCGATAACTCCAGAACACTTTCCCTCGCTCTTTTGCAAG GAGATGAGCGTGGGCTATGCTAACGGCATCCGTGTGATGAGTATCACTCACACAGGAGAACCTGGATTCATGCTTTATATCCCCATAGAG TACGCCCTTCACGTGTACAATGAGGTGATGAACATGGGACAGAAGTACGGGATTCGGAACGCCGGTTATTACGCACTCCGCAGCCTGCGCATTGAGAAGTTCTTTGCATTCTGGGGCCAGGATCTGGATGCTTTTACCACTCCTATGGAGTGTGGACGCGAGTTCCAGGTCAAGCTGGAAAAG GGAATGCAGTTTGTTGGCCAGGAAGCACTGTTGGAACAGAAGCAGAACGGTGTGTACAAGCGCTTTACCATGTTCATTCTTGAGGACCATGACACAGATACGGACCTCTGGCCCTGGTGGGGGGAACCCATTTTCCGCAACGGCCGCTACGTGGGCAAGACCACCAGCAGCGCCTACAGCTACACTCTGGAGCGCCACGTCTGCCTCGGCTTCGTGCAGCACTTTGACGAGCAGACGGGAGAAGAGCTGGTGGTGACAACTGACTTCATCAACCAGGGCGAGTACGAGATCAACATTGCTGGGCAGCGCTTCCAGGCCAAAGCCAAGCTCTACCCCTTCAGCTCCCTCTTCGCGCACCGTCGCCGCAAGGATGAGGTGGAACTGAGCGGCTACCAGAGGGAGTAG
- the PDPR gene encoding pyruvate dehydrogenase phosphatase regulatory subunit, mitochondrial isoform X2 — MADYSNKLYQQLEQETGVKTGYMKTGSVSLAQTQDRLISLKRIASSLNVMGIPCEIITPKQVAQLHPLINIHDLVGAMYVPEDALVSSANVSLALATAASRNGVQIHERTSVSHVSVQKGRVTGVETDRGQIQCQYFVNCAGQWAYELGHSGEEPVNIPLHACEHFYLLTHPLKEPLASNLPTIVDPDGRIYIRNWQGGILSGGFEKNPKPLFTEGRNQLEIQNLQEDWDHFEPLLSALLRRMPDLETLQIMQLVNCPESFTPDMRCIMGESPTVRGYFVLAGMNSAGISYGGGAGKYLAEWMVNGYPSENVWPLDLKRFGTLQSSRTFLRHRVMEVMPLMCDLKVPRWDFQTGRQLRTSPLYDRLDAQGARWMEKHGFERVKYFVPPGKDLLDLDQSKTFYKPDWFDIVGSEVKCCKEAVCVIDMSSFTKFEISSTGDQALESLQYLFSNDLDVPVGHVVHTGMLNEKGGYENDCSIARLSKRSFFMISPTDQQVHCWAWLKNRLPDDSNLTMEDVTWKYTALNLIGPRAVDVLSELSYAPITPEHFPSLFCKEMSVGYANGIRVMSITHTGEPGFMLYIPIEYALHVYNEVMNMGQKYGIRNAGYYALRSLRIEKFFAFWGQDLDAFTTPMECGREFQVKLEKGMQFVGQEALLEQKQNGVYKRFTMFILEDHDTDTDLWPWWGEPIFRNGRYVGKTTSSAYSYTLERHVCLGFVQHFDEQTGEELVVTTDFINQGEYEINIAGQRFQAKAKLYPFSSLFAHRRRKDEVELSGYQRE; from the exons ATGGCAGACTATTCAAACAAACTCTACCAGCAGCTGGAACAAGAGACAGGAGTAAAAACAG GGTACATGAAGACAGGCTCTGTTTCACTGGCTCAGACTCAGGATCGACTAATCTCTCTGAAACGCATTGCTTCATCGCTGAA TGTAATGGGGATACCTTGTGAAATTATCACCCCAAAGCAAGTGGCACAGCTCCACCCACTGATCAACATCCATGACCTTGTGGGGGCCATGTATGTGCCAGAAGATGCACTCGTGTCATCTGCCAATGTGAGTCTGGCTCTGGCAACTGCTGCCTCACGGAACG GTGTCCAGATTCATGAACGGACGAGTGTCAGTCATGTCTCAGTCCAGAAGGGTCGCGTGACTGGAGTCGAGACCGACAGAGGACAGATTCAATGCCAGTACTTCGTCAACTGTGCTGGCCAG tgggcCTATGAGTTGGGCCACTCTGGGGAGGAACCAGTCAATATCCCACTCCATGCCTGTGAACACTTCTACCTCCTGACACATCCTTTGAAGGAACCTCTGGCAAGCAACTTACCAA ctaTTGTAGACCCAGACGGCAGGATCTACATACGCAACTGGCAAGGTGGCATCCTTTCGGGAGGGTTtgagaaaaaccccaaacctctttTCACGGAGGGACGGAACCAGCTGGAGATTCAGAACCTTCAAGAAGACTGGGATCATTTTG AGCCACTTCTGAGTGCCCTTCTGCGCAGGATGCCGGATTTGGAGACTCTGCAGATTATGCAGTTGGTGAATTGCCCAGAGTCCTTCACGCCAGACATGCGGTGCATCATGGGAGAGTCACCCACCGTGCGGGGCTACTTCGTTCTGGCTGGCATGAACTCAGCTGGTATCTCATATGGTGGGGGAGCAGGCAA GTACCTGGCAGAGTGGATGGTAAATGGGTACCCATCAGAAAATGTTTGGCCTCTGGATTTGAAACGTTTTGGTACCCTTCAGAGCAGTCGCACTTTTCTCCGTCACCGTGTGATGGAAGTAATGC CCCTCATGTGTGATCTGAAGGTTCCCCGCTGGGACTTCcagacaggcaggcagctgcGTACTTCACCACTGTACGACCGTCTGGATGCGCAGGGAGCTCGGTGGATGGAGAAGCATGGATTTGAGAGAGTCAAGTATTTTGTCCCACCTGGGAAAG ATCTGCTGGATTTGGATCAGAGCAAAACCTTTTACAAACCAGACTGGTTTGATATTGTGGGTTCCGAAGTCAAGTGCTGTAAGGAAGCAGTTTGTGTCATTGACATGTCGTCTTTTACGAAGTTTGAAATCAGC TCGACAGGAGACCAGGCCCTGGAGAGTCTGCAGTATCTCTTCTCAAATGACCTGGATGTGCCGGTTGGGCATGTTGTGCATACAGGCATGCTTAACGAGAAGGGAGGTTATGAGAATGACTGCAGCATCGCACGATTGAGCAAACGCAG ctttttcatGATTTCCCCGACTGACCAACAAGTCCATTGCTGGGCCTGGCTGAAGAACCGCTTGCCTGATGACAGCAACCTGACCATGGAAGACGTGACCTGGAAGTACACGG CTCTCAATCTGATCGGTCCTCGTGCTGTGGATGTCTTGTCAGAGTTGTCATATGCCCCGATAACTCCAGAACACTTTCCCTCGCTCTTTTGCAAG GAGATGAGCGTGGGCTATGCTAACGGCATCCGTGTGATGAGTATCACTCACACAGGAGAACCTGGATTCATGCTTTATATCCCCATAGAG TACGCCCTTCACGTGTACAATGAGGTGATGAACATGGGACAGAAGTACGGGATTCGGAACGCCGGTTATTACGCACTCCGCAGCCTGCGCATTGAGAAGTTCTTTGCATTCTGGGGCCAGGATCTGGATGCTTTTACCACTCCTATGGAGTGTGGACGCGAGTTCCAGGTCAAGCTGGAAAAG GGAATGCAGTTTGTTGGCCAGGAAGCACTGTTGGAACAGAAGCAGAACGGTGTGTACAAGCGCTTTACCATGTTCATTCTTGAGGACCATGACACAGATACGGACCTCTGGCCCTGGTGGGGGGAACCCATTTTCCGCAACGGCCGCTACGTGGGCAAGACCACCAGCAGCGCCTACAGCTACACTCTGGAGCGCCACGTCTGCCTCGGCTTCGTGCAGCACTTTGACGAGCAGACGGGAGAAGAGCTGGTGGTGACAACTGACTTCATCAACCAGGGCGAGTACGAGATCAACATTGCTGGGCAGCGCTTCCAGGCCAAAGCCAAGCTCTACCCCTTCAGCTCCCTCTTCGCGCACCGTCGCCGCAAGGATGAGGTGGAACTGAGCGGCTACCAGAGGGAGTAG
- the PDPR gene encoding pyruvate dehydrogenase phosphatase regulatory subunit, mitochondrial isoform X3 codes for MVNGYPSENVWPLDLKRFGTLQSSRTFLRHRVMEVMPLMCDLKVPRWDFQTGRQLRTSPLYDRLDAQGARWMEKHGFERVKYFVPPGKDLLDLDQSKTFYKPDWFDIVGSEVKCCKEAVCVIDMSSFTKFEISSTGDQALESLQYLFSNDLDVPVGHVVHTGMLNEKGGYENDCSIARLSKRSFFMISPTDQQVHCWAWLKNRLPDDSNLTMEDVTWKYTALNLIGPRAVDVLSELSYAPITPEHFPSLFCKEMSVGYANGIRVMSITHTGEPGFMLYIPIEYALHVYNEVMNMGQKYGIRNAGYYALRSLRIEKFFAFWGQDLDAFTTPMECGREFQVKLEKGMQFVGQEALLEQKQNGVYKRFTMFILEDHDTDTDLWPWWGEPIFRNGRYVGKTTSSAYSYTLERHVCLGFVQHFDEQTGEELVVTTDFINQGEYEINIAGQRFQAKAKLYPFSSLFAHRRRKDEVELSGYQRE; via the exons ATGGTAAATGGGTACCCATCAGAAAATGTTTGGCCTCTGGATTTGAAACGTTTTGGTACCCTTCAGAGCAGTCGCACTTTTCTCCGTCACCGTGTGATGGAAGTAATGC CCCTCATGTGTGATCTGAAGGTTCCCCGCTGGGACTTCcagacaggcaggcagctgcGTACTTCACCACTGTACGACCGTCTGGATGCGCAGGGAGCTCGGTGGATGGAGAAGCATGGATTTGAGAGAGTCAAGTATTTTGTCCCACCTGGGAAAG ATCTGCTGGATTTGGATCAGAGCAAAACCTTTTACAAACCAGACTGGTTTGATATTGTGGGTTCCGAAGTCAAGTGCTGTAAGGAAGCAGTTTGTGTCATTGACATGTCGTCTTTTACGAAGTTTGAAATCAGC TCGACAGGAGACCAGGCCCTGGAGAGTCTGCAGTATCTCTTCTCAAATGACCTGGATGTGCCGGTTGGGCATGTTGTGCATACAGGCATGCTTAACGAGAAGGGAGGTTATGAGAATGACTGCAGCATCGCACGATTGAGCAAACGCAG ctttttcatGATTTCCCCGACTGACCAACAAGTCCATTGCTGGGCCTGGCTGAAGAACCGCTTGCCTGATGACAGCAACCTGACCATGGAAGACGTGACCTGGAAGTACACGG CTCTCAATCTGATCGGTCCTCGTGCTGTGGATGTCTTGTCAGAGTTGTCATATGCCCCGATAACTCCAGAACACTTTCCCTCGCTCTTTTGCAAG GAGATGAGCGTGGGCTATGCTAACGGCATCCGTGTGATGAGTATCACTCACACAGGAGAACCTGGATTCATGCTTTATATCCCCATAGAG TACGCCCTTCACGTGTACAATGAGGTGATGAACATGGGACAGAAGTACGGGATTCGGAACGCCGGTTATTACGCACTCCGCAGCCTGCGCATTGAGAAGTTCTTTGCATTCTGGGGCCAGGATCTGGATGCTTTTACCACTCCTATGGAGTGTGGACGCGAGTTCCAGGTCAAGCTGGAAAAG GGAATGCAGTTTGTTGGCCAGGAAGCACTGTTGGAACAGAAGCAGAACGGTGTGTACAAGCGCTTTACCATGTTCATTCTTGAGGACCATGACACAGATACGGACCTCTGGCCCTGGTGGGGGGAACCCATTTTCCGCAACGGCCGCTACGTGGGCAAGACCACCAGCAGCGCCTACAGCTACACTCTGGAGCGCCACGTCTGCCTCGGCTTCGTGCAGCACTTTGACGAGCAGACGGGAGAAGAGCTGGTGGTGACAACTGACTTCATCAACCAGGGCGAGTACGAGATCAACATTGCTGGGCAGCGCTTCCAGGCCAAAGCCAAGCTCTACCCCTTCAGCTCCCTCTTCGCGCACCGTCGCCGCAAGGATGAGGTGGAACTGAGCGGCTACCAGAGGGAGTAG